From Triticum aestivum cultivar Chinese Spring chromosome 4A, IWGSC CS RefSeq v2.1, whole genome shotgun sequence, a single genomic window includes:
- the LOC123082070 gene encoding AP2-like ethylene-responsive transcription factor At1g16060, with protein MTNKKPTWSSSASACSGGSRIGLPCAVANQKKKKRARSDAVVVPARGSSVYRGVSRHCASGKYEVHLWDRHYRSTAENRRGRQGAYDTEEAAARTYDLAALKYWGAQCGGLLLNFPVDTYKDELERMQRVTREEYVAILRRDSSGFTRGASKYRGVAKHHKKGRWEARIGCGSGSGSGGGKRYLYLGIFSVFSIVLSLQVRSTSSTFLWLISRNGTLNLHAVTQEEAARAYDLAAIQLRGLAAVTNFDVDSYYVDQQLQPPLCKVDPDPEPAGQLLLPKVEPKEEEPEPGPVLRDDVDDVDCAIAEVLQALCMDRADFEARYPPRGAPGWWPSDDDLRELPADVGFEDDIESVLFDAPPAA; from the exons ATGACGAACAAGAAGCCTACTTGGTCCTCCTCGGCGTCCGCCTGCTCCGGGGGCTCCCGCATTGGGCTACCCTGCGCGGTGGcgaaccagaagaagaagaagagggccaggAGCGACGCCGTCGTTGTCCCGGCGAGGGGGTCATCCGTGTACAGAGGCGTGAGCAG GCACTGCGCCTCGGGAAAGTACGAGGTGCACCTGTGGGACAGGCATTACCGGAGCACGGCTGAGAACAGGAGAGGCAGGCAAG GAGCTTATGACACCGAAGAGGCTGCAGCTCGCACCTATGATCTCGCGGCGCTCAAGTACTGGGGTGCACAGTGCGGCGGCCTCCTCCTTAACTTCCCG GTGGACACGTACAAGGACGAGCTGGAGAGGATGCAACGCGTGACCAGAGAGGAGTACGTGGCCATACTCAGGCGCGACAGCAGTGGCTTCACCAGAGGCGCCTCCAAGTACAGGGGAGTAGCAAA GCATCACAAGAAGGGCCGGTGGGAGGCGAGGATAGGCTGCggtagcggcagcggcagcggcggcggcaagagATACCTCTACTTGGGGATATTCAGTGTGTTCTCTATCGTTCTGTCCTTGCAAGTTCGCTCTACTAGTAGTACGTTTCTGTGGCTCATCTCAAGAAACGGCACTCTGAATCTGCATGCAGTTACCCAGGAAGAGGCAGCCCGGGCCTACGACCTCGCGGCGATACAACTCCGGGGCCTCGCCGCGGTCACCAACTTCGACGTCGATTCCTACTACGTGGACCAGCAGCTGCAGCCGCCCCTCTGCAAGGTCGACCCAGACCCTGAACCGGCAGGGCAACTGCTGCTGCCCAAGGTCGAGCCCAaggaggaagagcccgagcccGGGCCAGTGCTCCGGGACGACGTGGACGACGTCGACTGCGCCATCGCCGAGGTACTGCAGGCGCTCTGCATGGACCGCGCCGACTTCGAGGCCAGGTACCCGCCCCGCGGCGCGCCCGGATGGTGGCCGTCTGACGACGACTTGCGCGAGCTGCCGGCTGACGTGGGCTTCGAGGACGACATCGAGAGCGTGCTCTTCGACGCGCCGCCCGCCGCCTGA